One genomic segment of Rhizobium sp. 11515TR includes these proteins:
- a CDS encoding Lrp/AsnC family transcriptional regulator, whose translation MTKSSEIDQFDQKILDALVEDGRMSITELSERVGLSKTPCQARLKKLIDSGYIDGFKAILNPIKLGLDHVAFAEVKLTDTREEALLSFNNAIKKIKEIEECHMIAGRFDYLLKVRTSDIRRYRIVLGEKISSLPFVASTSTNVVMQSVKENWS comes from the coding sequence ATGACCAAATCCAGTGAAATTGACCAGTTCGACCAAAAGATCCTCGATGCCTTGGTGGAGGACGGCCGCATGTCGATCACGGAGCTTTCCGAGCGAGTCGGCCTTTCCAAGACTCCCTGCCAGGCACGCCTCAAGAAACTGATTGATTCCGGCTATATCGACGGCTTCAAGGCCATCCTCAATCCGATCAAGCTTGGCCTCGATCACGTCGCCTTTGCCGAAGTGAAACTCACGGATACCCGTGAGGAGGCCTTGCTCAGCTTCAACAATGCCATCAAGAAAATCAAGGAAATCGAAGAGTGCCACATGATCGCCGGCCGCTTCGATTATCTCCTGAAGGTCCGGACTTCCGATATTCGCCGCTACCGCATCGTTCTCGGCGAAAAGATTTCCAGCCTGCCTTTCGTCGCAAGCACTTCGACCAATGTCGTGATGCAGTCGGTCAAGGAAAACTGGTCGTGA
- a CDS encoding urea carboxylase-associated family protein — MNNIFDMPAPADAEERRGKPPVVVYPNGTLPPADMDMLRAARQTMTKIAEILVPPREGGSFRVPKGHFFRIVSVEGAQVGDLNLWNAADLSERFFSGKTRALHATHVGLGDRLWSTLPYLRPMATITHDTLGWYGWDADGAGVHDVIGTRCDPYTNRLLKGDDYHHCCHSNLSRALAKEMNIPVLEAEFHVHDVLNVFMCTGFTRDTRQYFMKASPVRPGDFIEFFAEIDLLGALSACPGGDCGSEHSSDTVPCYPLLVEIWRPEPESLVGRIFPERNAYPRTHGL; from the coding sequence ATGAACAATATTTTCGATATGCCAGCACCCGCCGATGCCGAGGAGCGGCGCGGCAAGCCCCCCGTTGTCGTCTATCCGAACGGGACGCTGCCGCCGGCCGACATGGATATGCTGCGGGCGGCAAGGCAAACTATGACCAAGATTGCCGAAATCCTCGTGCCTCCGCGCGAAGGCGGCAGTTTTCGCGTGCCAAAGGGACATTTCTTCCGGATCGTCAGCGTGGAGGGGGCGCAGGTCGGCGATCTCAATCTGTGGAATGCCGCCGATCTTTCCGAGCGTTTCTTCAGCGGCAAGACGCGGGCGTTGCATGCCACCCATGTCGGTCTCGGCGATCGGCTGTGGAGCACGTTGCCCTATCTGCGCCCCATGGCGACGATCACTCATGATACGCTTGGCTGGTATGGCTGGGACGCGGACGGGGCAGGCGTTCATGACGTCATCGGCACGCGCTGCGATCCCTATACGAACCGGCTGCTGAAGGGCGACGACTATCACCATTGCTGCCATTCGAACCTGTCGCGCGCGCTCGCCAAGGAAATGAATATCCCCGTCCTGGAGGCGGAGTTCCACGTTCACGACGTGCTGAATGTCTTCATGTGCACGGGCTTTACGCGCGACACGCGCCAATATTTCATGAAGGCAAGCCCGGTGCGGCCGGGCGATTTCATCGAGTTCTTCGCGGAGATCGATCTTCTCGGCGCGCTTTCAGCCTGCCCCGGCGGCGACTGTGGCAGCGAGCATTCGAGCGATACGGTGCCCTGTTATCCGTTGCTGGTCGAAATCTGGCGGCCCGAGCCTGAAAGCCTCGTCGGGCGAATATTCCCGGAGCGCAATGCCTATCCGAGGACGCACGGCCTATAA
- a CDS encoding thiamine phosphate synthase, with amino-acid sequence MKLDPFYLIVDSAAWIRRLVPLGVKLVQLRVKDRPTSDVRAEIREAKAICAAHECQLIVNDYWQLAIEEGCDFIHLGQEDLASADLSAIRDAGLKLGLSTHDEAELETALAAEPDYIALGPIYPTVLKVMPWAPQGLERIGEWKARIGDRPLVAIGGLTVERLAGVFEHGADIAAVVTDITRNPDPDSRTLEWVKATRRLPPN; translated from the coding sequence ATGAAGCTCGACCCATTCTACCTGATCGTCGACAGTGCGGCCTGGATCAGGCGGTTGGTGCCGCTTGGCGTCAAGCTGGTGCAATTGCGCGTCAAGGATCGCCCAACCTCCGACGTTCGCGCGGAAATTCGCGAAGCGAAGGCAATTTGCGCCGCGCATGAGTGCCAATTGATCGTCAACGATTATTGGCAGCTTGCGATCGAGGAGGGCTGCGATTTCATCCACCTCGGCCAAGAGGATCTCGCTTCCGCCGATCTCTCCGCCATACGGGATGCCGGATTGAAGCTGGGGCTTTCGACACATGATGAGGCGGAGTTGGAGACGGCGCTTGCTGCCGAACCCGATTATATAGCCCTGGGGCCGATCTATCCGACCGTGCTCAAGGTCATGCCCTGGGCGCCCCAAGGCCTTGAGCGGATCGGCGAATGGAAGGCTCGCATCGGCGATCGGCCGCTTGTCGCAATCGGCGGCCTGACGGTCGAGCGCCTTGCGGGCGTATTCGAGCACGGCGCCGATATCGCCGCGGTCGTGACAGATATCACCCGCAATCCTGACCCCGATTCGCGAACACTCGAATGGGTGAAGGCGACGCGGCGGCTGCCTCCAAATTGA
- the vapC gene encoding type II toxin-antitoxin system tRNA(fMet)-specific endonuclease VapC translates to MLTYMLDTNICIYVMKTYPPAVRDKFNALAEQLCISSITLGELYYGAEKSARRVENLTAIEHFVARLEVLSFGDKAAAHYGQVRAELERAGTPCGPHDMQIGAHARSEGLIVVTNNMKEFARMPGVRVENWV, encoded by the coding sequence ATGCTGACCTATATGCTCGATACGAATATTTGTATTTATGTAATGAAGACTTATCCTCCCGCCGTGCGGGACAAGTTCAACGCGCTGGCGGAACAGCTTTGCATATCGAGTATAACGCTTGGTGAGTTGTACTACGGTGCAGAGAAGTCGGCTCGGCGCGTGGAAAACTTGACTGCCATCGAACATTTCGTGGCGCGTCTAGAGGTTCTGTCGTTTGGCGACAAGGCGGCTGCGCACTACGGACAAGTGCGAGCTGAGCTGGAACGCGCAGGGACCCCATGTGGTCCGCATGACATGCAGATCGGAGCCCATGCCCGCAGCGAGGGACTGATCGTGGTGACGAACAACATGAAGGAGTTCGCCCGCATGCCCGGCGTTCGGGTGGAGAATTGGGTATAG
- a CDS encoding LacI family DNA-binding transcriptional regulator: MVKITLKDVAAAAGVGAATVERALNGRGNVLPETAEKIFIAAKRLGYRTPHAGIRHGLVRIEVVLLRPETYFYSRLNRAFERIAALLDKDILIQRTFAKEDDPADFSRHIANPQARRSALIVVAPDHPDVVGSIRKAASGGIPVVQIMTRPALELPYVGIDNEAAGRTAAFYMARMQAGISGTLVALCHSGAYENHKARIRGFSEYLLDHANPSHRFVEVMFDEDDEMKTIELLTNAFARYPDIIGLYSAGGDNAAIATVLRRYRQQPVFWVGHELSDATRAYLMEDLMTIVLDQAPEVQARRAIDLTLKRLGLIDTDVDLEPVRFLTVTPESL; the protein is encoded by the coding sequence GTGGTCAAGATTACATTGAAGGATGTGGCGGCGGCCGCGGGTGTGGGAGCAGCCACCGTCGAGCGTGCGCTCAACGGCCGCGGCAATGTGTTGCCTGAGACGGCGGAAAAGATATTCATCGCCGCAAAGCGGCTCGGCTACCGCACGCCACATGCCGGGATCAGGCATGGTCTGGTGCGCATCGAAGTCGTGCTGCTCCGGCCTGAGACCTATTTCTACTCAAGGCTTAATCGCGCTTTCGAGCGCATCGCCGCCTTGCTCGATAAGGATATTTTGATCCAGCGGACTTTCGCCAAGGAAGACGATCCTGCCGATTTTTCGCGCCATATCGCCAATCCGCAGGCGCGGCGTTCCGCCTTGATCGTCGTTGCACCCGATCATCCCGATGTGGTCGGTAGCATCCGTAAGGCTGCCAGCGGCGGCATTCCTGTCGTGCAGATCATGACGCGGCCGGCATTGGAGCTGCCTTACGTCGGCATCGACAATGAGGCGGCCGGCCGCACCGCTGCCTTCTATATGGCGCGCATGCAGGCCGGTATCTCCGGCACTTTAGTCGCGCTCTGCCATAGCGGCGCTTACGAGAACCACAAGGCACGCATCCGCGGTTTTTCCGAATATCTGCTTGATCATGCAAACCCATCGCATCGCTTCGTCGAAGTCATGTTCGATGAGGACGATGAAATGAAGACGATCGAGCTGCTGACCAATGCCTTCGCCCGGTATCCCGATATTATCGGCCTTTATAGCGCCGGCGGCGACAATGCTGCGATCGCGACGGTTCTGCGCCGATATCGTCAGCAGCCGGTCTTTTGGGTCGGGCATGAATTGTCCGATGCGACGCGCGCCTATCTCATGGAGGATCTGATGACGATCGTTCTCGACCAAGCTCCGGAAGTTCAGGCCCGGCGTGCCATCGATCTGACGCTGAAGCGGCTCGGCCTGATCGATACCGACGTTGATCTCGAACCGGTGCGCTTTCTGACCGTAACCCCTGAAAGCCTTTGA
- the putA gene encoding trifunctional transcriptional regulator/proline dehydrogenase/L-glutamate gamma-semialdehyde dehydrogenase, which produces MTVSAKLATEEPAPDAAPFSHFAPPIRAQSPLRQAITAAYRRPETECLPFLVEAATLPGATREAAKKTAKKLIEALRAKHKGDGVEGLVQEYSLSSQEGVALMCLAEALLRIPDTATRDALIRDKIAGGDWKSHIGGGRSMFVNAATWGLVVTGKLTSTVNEGGLSAALTKLIARAGEPVIRRGVDMAMRMMGEQFVTGETIDEALKRARALEAKGFRYSYDMLGEAATTHADAERYYRDYENAIHAIGKASAGRGIYEGPGISIKLSALHPRYSRSQADRVMGELLPKVKALALLSKGYNIGLNIDAEEADRLELSLDLLEELCLDPDLSGWDGIGFVVQAYGKRCPFVLDFIIDLARRSGHRLMVRLVKGAYWDAEIKRAQLDGLEGFPVYTRKIYTDVSYIACAKKLLAATDVVFPQFATHNAQSLATIYHLAGNDFAVGKYEFQCLHGMGEPLYEEVVGAENLNRPCRIYAPVGTHETLLAYLVRRLLENGANSSFVNKIADPAVSVSELIADPVEIVRAMTVVGAQHDKIALPADLFGGARRNSAGVDLSNETALTDLSAQLQASAARDWIAKPLLADGSERGVARAVLNPADHADLVGHVLELEPEDAPDVMRLAATAAERWAAVHPDERAAILERAADLMQSEMPVLVGLTIREAGKSAANAVGEIREAIDFLRYYAAQARQVLKPESVPLGPVVCISPWNFPLAIFTGQIAAALVAGNPVVAKPAGNTPLIAAQGVRILHEAGIPRDVLQFVPGGGQMGAALVDASETAGVMFTGSTEVARLIQAQLAERLSKFGKPIPLIAETGGQNGMIVDSSALAEQVVGDVIASAFDSAGQRCSALRVLCLQEEVADRTLTMLRGALRELSVGKTDRLAVDIGPVIDDNAKRGIDEHIERMRKLGCNVEQLDLPESAAKGTFVAPTIIELKKLSDLKREVFGPVLHIMRYQRKGLDKLIADINASGYGLTFGLHTRLDDTITHVTERVRAGNLYVNRNIIGAVVGVQPFGGRGLSGTGPKAGGPMYLRRLVASPTEPLRDASVQADPAAQQFIAWLEGKGAADAAKQARAVAAQSSLGFNTELQGPVGELNLYALHPRGRILLAPQTALGLHVQIAAGLATGNSIVIDAASGLQGELHGLPVQIANRISWTKDWAADGPFAGALIEGDAERVQQAIKTIAAIPGPLVLTQAASSEDIAKNVDAYCLNWLLEEVTTSINTAAAGGNASLMTIG; this is translated from the coding sequence ATGACTGTCTCTGCCAAGCTCGCAACTGAAGAACCAGCTCCAGACGCTGCCCCATTTTCGCATTTCGCTCCGCCCATCCGCGCCCAGAGTCCGCTTCGCCAGGCAATTACCGCCGCCTACAGACGCCCCGAAACGGAATGCCTGCCCTTTCTCGTGGAAGCGGCGACCTTGCCGGGCGCCACGCGCGAAGCGGCAAAGAAGACAGCCAAAAAACTGATCGAAGCGCTGCGTGCCAAGCACAAGGGCGACGGCGTCGAGGGGCTGGTGCAGGAATATTCCCTTTCCAGCCAGGAAGGCGTCGCACTGATGTGCCTTGCCGAGGCGCTGCTGCGCATTCCTGACACCGCAACCCGTGATGCGCTGATCCGCGACAAGATTGCCGGCGGCGACTGGAAGTCGCATATCGGCGGTGGCCGCTCGATGTTCGTCAATGCCGCGACCTGGGGCCTCGTTGTGACAGGCAAATTAACCTCCACCGTCAACGAAGGCGGCCTTTCTGCCGCGCTGACGAAACTGATCGCCCGCGCCGGCGAGCCCGTCATTCGCCGTGGCGTCGACATGGCCATGCGCATGATGGGCGAACAATTCGTCACCGGCGAGACCATTGATGAGGCATTGAAGCGAGCACGCGCGCTCGAAGCAAAGGGCTTCCGCTATTCCTATGACATGCTCGGCGAAGCCGCGACCACTCATGCCGATGCCGAGCGCTACTATCGCGACTATGAAAATGCTATCCATGCGATCGGCAAGGCCTCGGCTGGCCGCGGCATCTATGAAGGCCCCGGCATCTCCATCAAGCTTTCGGCGCTGCACCCGCGCTATTCGCGCTCGCAGGCCGACAGGGTGATGGGCGAGCTTCTGCCGAAGGTGAAGGCGTTGGCGCTGCTCTCCAAGGGCTACAATATCGGCCTGAACATCGACGCAGAGGAAGCCGACCGGCTGGAGCTGTCGCTCGATCTTCTGGAAGAGCTATGCCTCGATCCGGATCTGTCCGGCTGGGATGGCATTGGCTTCGTCGTTCAGGCCTATGGTAAACGTTGCCCCTTCGTCCTTGATTTCATCATCGATCTTGCCCGCCGCTCGGGACACCGCCTGATGGTCCGCCTCGTCAAGGGCGCCTATTGGGACGCGGAGATCAAGCGCGCGCAACTCGACGGCCTGGAAGGTTTCCCGGTCTATACCCGCAAGATCTATACAGACGTCTCCTATATCGCCTGCGCCAAGAAGCTCCTGGCCGCGACCGACGTGGTGTTCCCGCAGTTTGCGACCCACAACGCCCAGAGCCTGGCAACAATCTACCATCTGGCTGGGAACGACTTCGCGGTCGGTAAATACGAATTCCAGTGCCTGCATGGCATGGGCGAGCCGCTTTATGAAGAGGTTGTTGGCGCCGAAAATCTCAATCGTCCCTGCCGGATCTACGCGCCAGTCGGCACGCATGAAACGCTGCTCGCTTATCTTGTCCGCCGCCTGCTCGAAAACGGCGCCAACTCCTCTTTCGTCAACAAGATCGCCGACCCGGCCGTCTCCGTTTCCGAGCTGATTGCCGATCCCGTCGAGATCGTGCGCGCTATGACCGTGGTCGGCGCGCAGCACGACAAGATCGCTCTCCCGGCGGATCTGTTCGGCGGCGCGCGGCGGAATTCTGCCGGCGTCGATCTCTCCAATGAAACCGCGCTCACCGATCTCTCCGCGCAGCTGCAAGCCTCGGCGGCCAGAGACTGGATCGCCAAGCCGCTTCTCGCCGATGGCTCCGAACGCGGCGTGGCCCGTGCAGTTCTCAATCCTGCCGACCATGCGGACCTCGTTGGCCATGTCCTCGAGCTCGAGCCGGAAGATGCCCCCGACGTCATGCGGCTTGCCGCCACAGCAGCCGAGCGTTGGGCAGCCGTGCACCCTGACGAGCGCGCCGCGATCCTTGAGCGCGCCGCCGATCTCATGCAGAGCGAGATGCCTGTTCTCGTCGGCCTCACCATCCGCGAAGCCGGCAAATCAGCCGCAAACGCAGTCGGCGAAATCAGGGAAGCGATCGATTTCCTCCGCTATTACGCCGCTCAGGCCCGCCAGGTGCTGAAGCCGGAGAGCGTGCCCCTCGGCCCCGTCGTCTGCATCAGCCCATGGAACTTCCCGCTGGCGATCTTCACCGGCCAGATCGCCGCCGCGCTGGTCGCAGGCAATCCGGTTGTCGCTAAGCCCGCAGGCAATACACCGCTGATCGCAGCCCAAGGCGTTCGCATCCTGCATGAAGCAGGCATTCCGCGCGATGTCCTGCAATTTGTCCCGGGTGGCGGACAAATGGGTGCCGCCCTCGTCGACGCCTCGGAAACCGCCGGTGTCATGTTCACCGGTTCCACGGAAGTTGCCCGCCTGATCCAGGCGCAGCTGGCCGAACGGCTTTCCAAATTCGGCAAGCCGATCCCGCTGATCGCCGAAACCGGCGGACAGAACGGCATGATCGTCGATTCCTCGGCCCTTGCCGAACAGGTCGTTGGCGATGTCATCGCCTCGGCCTTCGACAGCGCCGGCCAGCGTTGCTCGGCCCTGCGCGTCCTCTGCCTGCAGGAGGAAGTCGCTGATCGTACGCTGACCATGCTGCGCGGCGCTCTTCGCGAACTCTCGGTCGGCAAGACCGATCGGCTCGCGGTCGATATCGGCCCTGTCATCGACGACAACGCCAAGCGCGGCATCGACGAGCATATCGAACGCATGCGCAAGCTCGGCTGCAATGTCGAACAGCTCGACCTGCCCGAAAGCGCCGCCAAGGGCACCTTCGTCGCTCCGACGATCATCGAGCTGAAGAAACTCAGCGATCTGAAGCGCGAGGTGTTCGGCCCGGTCCTTCACATCATGCGCTATCAGCGCAAGGGGCTGGACAAGTTGATTGCCGATATCAATGCGTCCGGCTATGGCCTGACCTTCGGCCTACACACCCGACTTGACGATACGATCACCCATGTCACCGAGCGTGTTCGGGCCGGCAACCTCTACGTCAACCGCAACATCATCGGCGCTGTCGTCGGCGTCCAGCCTTTCGGCGGGCGCGGCCTTTCCGGCACAGGTCCGAAGGCCGGCGGCCCGATGTATCTGCGCCGTCTGGTGGCTTCCCCGACAGAACCGTTGCGCGATGCCTCCGTGCAGGCCGATCCGGCTGCACAGCAGTTCATCGCCTGGCTCGAAGGCAAGGGCGCTGCGGATGCGGCAAAACAGGCCCGTGCCGTCGCCGCCCAATCATCGCTCGGCTTTAATACCGAATTGCAAGGCCCGGTCGGTGAGCTGAACCTCTATGCCCTGCATCCGCGCGGCCGGATCCTCCTCGCTCCGCAGACGGCACTTGGCCTGCATGTCCAAATCGCCGCCGGCCTTGCAACAGGCAATTCGATCGTCATCGATGCAGCATCGGGCTTGCAGGGTGAGCTTCATGGCTTGCCGGTACAGATCGCAAACCGCATCTCCTGGACAAAGGACTGGGCAGCGGATGGGCCGTTTGCGGGCGCTCTCATCGAAGGTGATGCCGAGCGGGTTCAGCAGGCGATCAAGACGATCGCGGCTATCCCCGGCCCGCTGGTTCTCACACAGGCTGCGTCGAGCGAGGACATTGCCAAGAACGTCGATGCCTATTGCCTCAACTGGCTGCTTGAAGAGGTGACGACGTCGATCAACACCGCGGCTGCCGGCGGTAATGCCAGCCTGATGACGATCGGCTAA
- a CDS encoding LacI family DNA-binding transcriptional regulator — protein MSISTASKALNNTGRMGDETRERVKRAAADIGFRPNALAKGLLSNRTFTIGLLTNDTYGRFTLPVMAGITEALVDHGVSVFLCTIEDDPALGKVHVDAMLDKHVDGIIASGKRIDRRLPVDLSNLPVPVIYAFTEGAPGSVTFCADDYQGAARAVEWLQGLGRRRIAHVTGPESFVSVRERAKAYRDLAGDGLPVMYGTWSEAWGHDAVARLWSAAGAKPDAIFCGNDQIARAVVDALRERGIRVPEDVSVVGFDNWEIVAAQTRPPLTTVDMNLKALGREAGLTVLALAEGRSVEPGIRTLPCELVVRQSCGGSPGR, from the coding sequence GTGAGCATTTCAACGGCATCCAAGGCCTTGAACAATACCGGCCGCATGGGCGACGAGACCCGCGAGAGGGTCAAGCGCGCCGCCGCCGACATAGGCTTCCGTCCGAATGCCTTGGCCAAGGGGTTGCTCAGCAATCGCACGTTCACAATCGGTCTTCTGACCAACGATACATACGGTCGCTTCACGCTGCCGGTCATGGCCGGCATCACAGAGGCCCTCGTCGATCACGGCGTCTCGGTCTTCCTTTGCACGATCGAGGACGATCCGGCACTTGGAAAGGTTCATGTGGACGCGATGTTGGACAAGCATGTGGATGGTATCATCGCCTCGGGGAAGCGGATCGACCGCCGCCTGCCGGTGGATCTGTCCAATCTGCCGGTCCCGGTGATCTATGCATTCACCGAGGGTGCGCCGGGAAGCGTCACCTTCTGCGCAGATGACTATCAGGGGGCCGCCCGTGCCGTCGAATGGCTACAGGGGCTCGGCCGACGCCGGATTGCCCATGTGACCGGCCCTGAAAGCTTCGTTTCAGTGCGTGAGCGCGCCAAGGCCTATCGCGACCTCGCCGGAGACGGGCTGCCGGTCATGTACGGTACATGGTCCGAGGCCTGGGGACATGACGCCGTCGCACGGCTCTGGAGCGCGGCCGGAGCAAAGCCGGATGCGATCTTCTGCGGCAACGACCAGATCGCCCGCGCGGTGGTCGATGCGCTGCGTGAGCGCGGCATACGGGTGCCGGAGGATGTCTCGGTGGTCGGTTTCGACAATTGGGAGATCGTCGCCGCACAGACCCGACCGCCGCTGACGACGGTCGATATGAATCTCAAGGCGCTTGGCCGCGAGGCCGGGCTGACCGTACTCGCGCTTGCGGAAGGACGCAGCGTCGAACCTGGCATCAGAACTTTGCCCTGCGAGCTTGTCGTGCGGCAATCATGCGGGGGAAGCCCCGGTCGTTGA
- a CDS encoding LysR substrate-binding domain-containing protein yields the protein MQHVPLASLCAFEAAIRHESFAKAAAELNLTAAGVSQHVRTLEEWLGVKLFTRHARGVTATMAGRDFGAAVANGLGHIDIAARQLRLAGSNRPVSVACIASVATRWLIPRLPAFKKEYPEIQINIVYALDARTPEEASVDLLIRHGPRPLTHAISLLTAETRPTCSREYERRHGPIGTPADLLNLDLLHDETTAAWIRWFALEGIHQPPRAGPIFADFGLMIGSVIGGQGVGLCPSALIAEELDNGTLVALSNTALDTDKSYWLIEANRLSDEAETFRNWLVAADAAIA from the coding sequence ATGCAACATGTCCCCCTTGCCTCCCTTTGCGCCTTCGAGGCTGCTATTCGCCATGAGAGTTTTGCCAAGGCGGCAGCCGAGCTAAATCTCACTGCCGCGGGCGTCAGCCAGCACGTGCGTACCCTGGAGGAATGGCTGGGTGTCAAGTTGTTTACGCGCCATGCCCGCGGCGTAACGGCGACCATGGCCGGTCGCGATTTCGGGGCAGCAGTGGCAAACGGCCTTGGACATATCGATATTGCCGCCCGACAACTACGGCTTGCCGGAAGCAACAGGCCGGTGAGCGTAGCCTGCATCGCTTCCGTCGCCACCCGTTGGCTGATACCCCGGTTGCCCGCATTCAAGAAAGAATACCCCGAAATCCAGATCAATATCGTCTATGCACTGGATGCGAGGACACCGGAGGAGGCAAGCGTCGATCTTCTGATCCGTCACGGACCAAGACCTTTAACGCATGCCATCTCGCTATTGACGGCCGAAACGCGGCCGACCTGTTCGAGAGAATATGAGCGCCGTCACGGACCGATCGGGACGCCAGCCGATCTCCTTAATCTCGACCTCCTGCACGATGAAACGACGGCCGCATGGATACGCTGGTTCGCCCTCGAAGGTATCCACCAGCCTCCAAGGGCCGGCCCGATCTTTGCCGATTTCGGCTTGATGATCGGGTCCGTTATCGGCGGGCAAGGTGTAGGTCTCTGCCCCTCGGCCTTAATTGCAGAAGAATTGGACAATGGAACGCTGGTTGCCCTATCCAATACGGCTCTGGACACCGATAAATCCTATTGGTTGATCGAAGCCAACCGTCTTTCCGACGAAGCTGAAACGTTTCGCAACTGGCTGGTTGCTGCCGATGCCGCAATCGCTTAG
- a CDS encoding LysR family transcriptional regulator: MDKLAGMTMFVRVVEQGSFAAAADISRVSPAMVAKHIRTIEQRLGARLLHRTTRRHQLTEVGKLYFERCKTVLAEVELAEQSASELQSAPRGRLRLVAPVSFGTQSLVPALVDYLHENLEVSVDLALDNSPHDLIGEGYELGIHIGDLTDTNLVARPLKPYRRILAASPDYLDRCGRPQSPEELANHMCLGHSYWRLQGRWHLVGPDGETREIAIKGRFTTNQGGALRVAALHGAGIVLQPELLLAADLDAGRLEPVLPLWSYQPTPMHLVYAPDRRPTAMLRSVIDFLVARFG; the protein is encoded by the coding sequence ATGGACAAGTTGGCGGGAATGACGATGTTCGTCAGAGTGGTCGAGCAGGGCAGTTTCGCCGCCGCTGCCGACATAAGCCGCGTGTCGCCGGCTATGGTTGCCAAGCATATCAGGACGATCGAACAGCGGCTTGGTGCACGCCTGCTTCACCGCACCACGCGTCGCCATCAGCTCACCGAAGTCGGCAAGCTTTATTTCGAGCGCTGCAAGACGGTGCTGGCGGAGGTGGAGCTTGCCGAGCAATCGGCCTCCGAATTGCAATCGGCGCCGCGCGGGCGCCTGCGGCTCGTCGCGCCCGTCAGTTTCGGAACGCAAAGTCTTGTGCCGGCGCTTGTCGACTATCTGCATGAGAATCTCGAGGTCAGCGTCGATCTGGCGCTCGATAATAGTCCGCATGATCTGATCGGCGAAGGCTACGAACTCGGCATCCATATCGGCGATCTAACGGATACCAATCTCGTGGCGCGTCCGTTGAAACCTTATCGGCGCATTCTTGCGGCGTCGCCTGATTATCTGGATCGCTGCGGCAGGCCGCAAAGCCCCGAGGAGCTTGCCAATCATATGTGCCTCGGCCATTCCTACTGGCGTCTTCAGGGGCGTTGGCATCTCGTCGGTCCGGACGGGGAAACGCGCGAGATCGCCATCAAGGGCAGGTTTACCACCAATCAGGGCGGTGCTCTGCGCGTTGCCGCTCTGCATGGAGCCGGCATTGTGCTGCAGCCGGAACTGCTTCTGGCGGCCGATCTCGATGCAGGCCGGCTTGAGCCCGTCCTGCCCCTCTGGTCGTACCAGCCGACACCCATGCACCTTGTCTATGCGCCGGACCGGCGTCCGACGGCCATGCTGCGCAGCGTCATCGATTTTCTCGTCGCTCGCTTCGGCTGA
- the vapB gene encoding type II toxin-antitoxin system VapB family antitoxin has translation MTSSTVFISNRSQAVRLPKAVAFPEDVHQVDILKIGRSRVIVPQGKRWDDLFLHGPRVSDDFLDEREQPVAEERESF, from the coding sequence ATGACGAGTTCGACTGTATTCATCAGCAACAGAAGCCAGGCTGTGCGTCTGCCCAAGGCTGTAGCATTCCCCGAGGACGTACATCAGGTCGATATCCTGAAGATCGGCCGCAGCCGCGTGATTGTGCCCCAAGGCAAACGATGGGATGATCTCTTCCTCCATGGCCCCCGTGTCAGTGACGACTTTCTGGACGAGCGTGAACAGCCAGTGGCGGAAGAACGCGAGTCCTTCTGA
- a CDS encoding 4-oxalocrotonate tautomerase, whose protein sequence is MPILRLEMHPGRTQDQKRAFVREATKAAVETLVCPPESVEIIITEISKESWAVAGKLKSDS, encoded by the coding sequence ATGCCCATCCTACGCTTGGAAATGCATCCCGGCCGCACACAAGACCAGAAGCGTGCTTTCGTTCGAGAAGCGACCAAAGCCGCCGTCGAAACGCTCGTCTGCCCGCCGGAATCGGTGGAAATCATCATCACCGAGATTTCGAAGGAGTCCTGGGCGGTGGCAGGAAAGCTGAAATCGGATAGCTGA